From the genome of Streptomyces sp. V1I1, one region includes:
- a CDS encoding folylpolyglutamate synthase/dihydrofolate synthase family protein — protein MSEQPDPFDEIVDAETDRDPDLAVIEAGSRTLRAQAGSPQGDPVPVRPADPEVDKALRAVEQELAGRWGETKLEPSVARIAALMDVLGEPQRAYPSIHITGTNGKTSTARMIEALLGAFDLRTGRYTSPHVQSVTERISLDGAAIEAERFIETYNDIKPYIEMVDAAQEFRLSFFEVLTGMAYAAFADAPVDVAVVEVGMGGSWDATNVIDASVAVVTPIDLDHTDRLGSTPAEIAVEKAGVIKEGATVIMAQQPVDAAQVMLKKAVEVDATVAREGMEFGVVSREVAVGGQLVTLRGLGGEYEEIFLPLYGAHQAHNAAVALATVEAFFGIGAEQARTLDMDTIRKAFASVASPGRLEVVRRSPTVVLDAAHNPAGARASAAGITESFGFSRLIGVVGASGDKDVRGFLEAFEPIFAEVVVTQNSSHRAMDVDELAAVAVEVFGDERVVVEPRLDDALETAITLAEEESEFAGAGVLVTGSVITVGEARLLLGRG, from the coding sequence GTGAGTGAGCAGCCCGACCCTTTCGACGAGATCGTCGACGCAGAGACCGACCGTGACCCCGACCTGGCGGTGATCGAGGCCGGTAGCCGTACCCTGCGCGCGCAGGCCGGGTCGCCCCAGGGTGACCCCGTGCCCGTCCGGCCCGCCGACCCGGAGGTGGACAAGGCGCTGCGCGCGGTGGAGCAGGAGCTCGCCGGGCGCTGGGGTGAGACCAAGCTGGAGCCCTCGGTCGCCCGTATCGCGGCGCTGATGGATGTGCTGGGCGAGCCCCAGCGCGCGTACCCGTCGATCCACATCACCGGTACGAACGGCAAGACCTCCACGGCCCGCATGATCGAGGCCCTGCTTGGCGCCTTCGATCTGCGCACCGGCCGCTACACCTCGCCGCATGTCCAGTCGGTCACCGAGCGGATCAGCCTGGACGGCGCCGCGATCGAGGCCGAGCGCTTCATCGAGACGTACAACGACATCAAGCCGTACATCGAAATGGTCGACGCGGCTCAGGAGTTCCGGCTCTCCTTCTTCGAGGTGCTGACCGGCATGGCGTACGCCGCCTTCGCCGACGCGCCCGTGGATGTGGCGGTCGTCGAGGTCGGTATGGGCGGCAGTTGGGACGCGACGAACGTCATTGACGCCTCCGTCGCCGTCGTCACGCCCATCGACCTGGACCACACCGACCGGCTCGGCTCCACCCCCGCCGAGATCGCCGTCGAGAAGGCCGGCGTCATCAAGGAGGGCGCGACGGTCATCATGGCGCAGCAGCCGGTGGACGCCGCGCAGGTGATGCTGAAGAAGGCCGTCGAGGTCGACGCCACGGTCGCCCGCGAGGGCATGGAGTTCGGCGTTGTCTCCCGCGAGGTCGCGGTGGGCGGCCAGCTGGTGACGCTGCGCGGACTCGGCGGGGAGTACGAAGAGATCTTCCTCCCGCTGTACGGGGCGCACCAGGCGCACAACGCCGCGGTGGCGCTTGCCACGGTCGAGGCGTTCTTCGGCATCGGCGCCGAGCAGGCCCGCACGCTGGACATGGACACGATCCGCAAGGCGTTCGCCTCGGTGGCCTCGCCCGGCCGCCTGGAGGTCGTGCGCCGCAGCCCGACGGTCGTCCTGGACGCCGCGCACAACCCGGCCGGCGCCCGCGCGAGCGCGGCGGGGATCACCGAGTCCTTCGGCTTCTCCCGCCTCATCGGGGTGGTCGGTGCGTCCGGCGACAAGGACGTCCGGGGCTTCCTGGAGGCGTTCGAGCCGATCTTCGCTGAGGTCGTCGTCACTCAGAATTCGAGCCATCGCGCGATGGACGTGGACGAGCTGGCGGCGGTCGCGGTCGAGGTCTTCGGCGACGAGCGGGTGGTCGTGGAGCCGCGTCTTGACGACGCGCTGGAGACGGCGATCACGCTTGCCGAGGAGGAGTCCGAGTTCGCGGGCGCCGGCGTCCTGGTGACCGGCTCGGTGATCACGGTCGGCGAGGCCCGGCTGCTCCTGGGGAGGGGCTGA
- a CDS encoding DUF4233 domain-containing protein, with amino-acid sequence MRTLCASTLIGEFFVIGFAGLVAMKSDDLSAATVWTVCGVGMLLSVLLCGMLSRPGGVQLGWALQIALVVSGFVVPTMFFLGAVFAGLWWASVHFGRKIDEAKARWAAQASSEPDAA; translated from the coding sequence ATGCGTACGCTCTGTGCATCCACCTTGATCGGCGAATTCTTTGTGATCGGTTTCGCCGGTCTTGTCGCCATGAAGTCCGACGACCTTTCGGCGGCGACGGTCTGGACGGTCTGCGGCGTCGGCATGCTGCTCTCGGTCCTGCTCTGCGGGATGCTCAGCCGCCCCGGCGGGGTGCAGCTCGGCTGGGCGCTTCAGATCGCGCTGGTCGTGAGCGGTTTCGTGGTGCCGACGATGTTCTTCCTCGGGGCGGTCTTCGCGGGCCTGTGGTGGGCCTCGGTGCACTTCGGCCGCAAGATCGACGAGGCGAAGGCCCGCTGGGCGGCCCAGGCCTCGTCAGAGCCTGACGCTGCGTAA
- the ndk gene encoding nucleoside-diphosphate kinase: MSQRTLVLLKPDAVRRGLIGEIIGRIEAKAGWTISALELRTLDQETLEQHYGEHKGKPFYEPLVEFMASGPVVALVVDGERVIEGVRALAGPTDPIAAAPGSIRGDFGTIVRENLIHASDSEESAIRELKIFFPGLS; the protein is encoded by the coding sequence GTGAGCCAGCGCACGCTCGTCCTGCTCAAGCCCGACGCCGTACGCCGCGGCCTGATCGGCGAGATCATCGGCCGGATCGAGGCCAAGGCCGGCTGGACCATCAGCGCGCTGGAGCTGCGCACCCTGGACCAGGAGACCCTGGAGCAGCACTACGGCGAGCACAAGGGCAAGCCCTTCTACGAGCCGCTGGTCGAGTTCATGGCGTCGGGTCCCGTCGTCGCGCTGGTCGTCGACGGCGAGCGGGTCATCGAGGGCGTGCGCGCGCTGGCCGGCCCGACCGACCCGATCGCCGCGGCGCCCGGCTCCATCCGCGGCGACTTCGGCACCATCGTCCGGGAGAACCTCATCCACGCCTCGGACTCCGAAGAGTCCGCCATTCGGGAACTCAAGATTTTCTTCCCCGGACTTTCCTGA